Genomic DNA from Echeneis naucrates chromosome 14, fEcheNa1.1, whole genome shotgun sequence:
TTACTAAATAAATGCACTTACTTGACCTCCTTTTGCAGcgcagacagagaagagacagcaGACTTACTGACGCCGTGAATGTGACGGTCAGCATTACAGCCAAAAAATTCAGGCTTCCAAtcataactaaaaaaaaacacacagacacacaaacgaaTTACATCAACACAAAGCAACTCTCAAAGTGCAGCGACACAGTCCAGGTGTGCTCAGTGACTGCTAACCAGTTCAagcttttctttatttgctgATCATTCAGTGAGGAAGTTATGGAAATTATGTTGATGCTGATTTTGTTGGTCAACATTCGGGCTACTTTTTCACTCTGTCATGGTTCACGTAGCTGAAGTAGCTTTTCCTCTTAACAAGACTGTGTGAATCACAGGATGTGGTTGGCCgaaacaaaactgaaacttactgtcaaatgtgtaaaaatgtgtttacctGTGGGCTGCCATTTAAGAGGCACCGCATTTCACAGAGCAACATAACTGTAAAGAGAAATGATTCCCCCTTTAATGCCACCTGTACGTGTAGGTCTGTTTTCACACAGGTTTCTTAAACTGACTGTTTTTCTGAAAGCAGCTTTATCTCTGAGACTGATGAAGGCCTAAACTCAACTTCTGCATCATCTTAAACATAAGAACATTGTTCCCAAGGTGATAATgttaccacaaaaaaaaaaaaacaacagcaaaaaaaaacaaaacaaaacaaaacaacaatgtcGCAACAGTTGTATTTCTTCATCTTTGGTCTCTTTTGCAACTCTCTGCTTGGTCAGCAGGCTGAGCTTTTGAATGGTCTTTGAACATTCACACCTCTACAACAGGGCAGTGAGTGAGAACGCTGGCAAAGACTGGAGACATTGCAGAAGTTACAGTGTCTCAGGTTTGGCcagaacaaaacacactggGATCAGAATACATAACAAagttttcaatttaaaataaatctccATAAATTCATCTGAATTTTTGTCACCCAACTGGCTGTTACGTTGCAGCCCAGTATGACTAGAACAGACATAAAATCATTGCTTTGTTCAGTCAGATTTTGTACTGTTAACTATTTGTACAatccattattattttaatatttgtggCTTTGGGATGGTTGGTTTTCAAAAAACAAGGAATTTGAAGAGAGCGTTTGGCTCTCCGAACATGCTCGTTCATGGCCATGTATGGCCATCTAATCATGGCCTAATCATTAAATTTCAAAAATGGCAGACAGTACCAAATAATAGCAGtggtcattttatttcatgtgtcaGGAACATCAGAGACCGAGAtgtaaagagaataaaaaaatctttctctcCACCTAAAAATCCACAGTAGGTAAATATCTACTGCGGACTGGTTGGTGTTTGATGCCGTTGCTTTTCCATTCTACAGCATGATGATTATTTGATTACatacacttttcttttcctctgcaaCATGACTGTGTGTGGATGGTAGTTTTGAGGTCCTGCTACACAGTCTGGTTTGGACTCAGGATTGAACTTGAACATTCTTGTTTTGAAGCTCTGAAGTTATGGTTTTAAGTGTTACTGTGGAATGGAAATGGtctgaatggaaatgaaatctTTCCATGAAGTAACTTGTTCCAATGTGCTGCAGTTTTCCATCAGCCACACTTCTGCCTCACTGTACTCATGTAACAAAGACGCCCACAGCCACATGTTTAGTGCAAAGGTTGTGTCTCTTGTCAACAAGTTGTGTATGACTGAACTGGACATAACAGATGCTGCATACAACTCCATCTCCAGACAACATCAGTCAGGACCAGTTCGGGTTATGTTAAAGCAtagcatttttaaaatggcGAGCAAACGGTTAAGGCTGGGGAGAGGTTCTGTTTACGTTTTAGGTCTGTGAAGAAGCAAAGAGTCCTAAAAAGTGTCCAACAGATCAGCTTGCAAACTGCAGCCTCCGAAATGACcacaaacatttattcagaGTGTTTGTAAAACTATTAGCGTCAAATTGAACATTATAGCATCGGGCAGGAGGGAGTCATTGGAGGACTAATGCACTAAACTGAAttagattattattaataaacacaaagacaagagCATCTATTAAGGTCCATTAAAACGCAAGACACACTTTTGAATACAGGATAATATGTGCCATGTGGAAATTGAATATCTTTGTCTAATTGTATAGTTTTAGCCTCTGTTTGATATGGTGCCCTTTCAAAGTCAAGCAGACTCTGATCGAACCTTgatgcattcacacacattaGTGTGACATTGGTTGGATCGTCGTGGATTAAATGGATTCAAAGTCTTTGAAACGTCCATGCTACTTTTGTCATCGAACACATTTTAGTTTATGACTGCAACATACAAACTATGTTactatatttactttttttttaatatagcagagatatttactttttttgggtggggtggggtggtgaTTTTGTATTTCGTGGCCTAATTTCATATTGTTAATTTCACCCTACTTGAATTactacttttaaaatgtaattatataaCACGGCTATCATTTTTTGTAACACATTGTGTTGGTCAACTGACCGTTTGTTGTAAGTGTTTAATATGGACTAGATTGTAGGGTTATAGATAGTGCATTTAGAAATAGTGTGATACACATTTAATTCAATGCAtagttttaataaaatgtattattaaaacCCTGATCTGCTAAGTAACTAACAGCTACAACTGTCAATTAATGTCGAGgaataaaaagacaagacaataATTCTCCGTGTAATGGTGTGAAATAGAGTTACATTAAGAATTAAGAAAAGACACCAGCTACATTTGGTGTATTTGTTTTGGAGTGTTTATGAATTTGGCGTCAGACTTCAAAACATCGTCACTCTAACCATCAAATCCAGGTCAAATGTAACTATCCACATTTAAGACGATTAATGGGTTTTGCTGATACAATGCACTGCAAGTAAGAAATAACATGTTTATATGTAGTATGTTGGTGTGTTACCTTCAGTGGTCCGGCTGCCTTCATTcttcagtgacagcagcagaaactgtGCTTCCTCTTTCAACACTTCGCCACATCCGTCACACTGAAGACCGAGAGGACCTCTCAGAAACGCACATCTGCAATCTTTGTGTGGTTTGAATTGGACAGAAAAATACAGCACTGATCAACTGCTTCCACACTTTGGTATTTTAATGAGTGGTTTCCTATTGTAGAAGTTTCTGCAGCAATGAGGCTCAGTGATCTGACAAATGTTCCCCTTTAACTCTTATTGTATGTGACTGCTCAGCTCTGCAAAGTCAAAATGCTGAAAACGCGCTTACTATCTAGCTCAGTGGTTAAAACTGACCCTGGtaagacttttcctttttcatgaaACTGTAATTTgctataaaatgtaaatagcaACCAAACTATAGGTAAAGAACAGAGGTGAAACCAAGCtaacatttattcaaataagTTCAATTTCcattttactgctgctgcaCTACATTTCAGGGGGAACTTATATGCTTTCTACTCCACTGTATTGCCAGCTTTAGCTACTGGTTACTTTAAGATAATGATTTGCTGCACTGAGTAATGAACAACAAGCTTTAAGATACAACACAATGATAAAGATGAAACCAGTGCTTTCTAACATTTTATAAAAGTCTTGCAATTGTACAGTAAACTGTTTGTAGTATGAAATACTCCCTCTGACAAATAGGTTTATGTTACAAAAAAGTGGGTCATCAGCTGTTCTATcaaaaactgtcctttttttaaaagtAGTATAGCAGCTTACATTTTATCTCTTGTTCTTGTGTAGCACATTAAATAATTCACTATCCTTCCTCGACAAGAGGACCTGACCCCGCCGTAAAAACCTGTGGCCAAAACTTCTTGGCTGCTTTGGCTCTGTTGCTGCCTTCTGTTACAGTCAAATGATGCATTTATAttgttgcattcattttaactgtgtaatagtaaaatatatttcaaggGCCTTTCTTCAATTTTGATACTACTTAAACTACGTCTTGCTAAtattactttttcctttttttctttttttactttgaatccACGTTCGACTGATTGTAATGAAACAACTTTAACCTTCTCCTTCTAAACAATGCCATGTATCAGAACAAGGTGGATTGGTCATTCTTTTGGTATTTGGCAATCATGGGACATAAAATGTCACTTAAAATCCAGATAAACCAGCTCACACAGTAGCAATGGTGACAGGACTcttctgaaatgtttattgttgAAACTGTCGATGACACAAGATATGTGCTATGATTTTTGGCTGAGGTTTCAGATGGCATGTGATCGGCTTTGGATTTGAAGGCTCTCATTGGCTGCTTTACTCCTGCTCCTTGTCCTCTCCATGGGTAATAACGTAACACAGGTTCTTGTAATCCAGGTTTCCAGAAACATCCAGGGGAAAGTTTGTGAACATCTGGTTTACCTAAAAGATGGAGAGCCTTTCACTTAAATAGTTTTAATGAGAAGCAGCCACAGAAAAAGTACTTGTGTTTTTCAAAGTCATTTAAACTATAATAACAGTGTTGGtctggaataaaaacaaaatatgaagaCGTAATTTTACTAAACAACTAGACAAACAACAAGACAAACGAAACAAAGATGGAGCATCTGGTTCAATAGTTTATTGTCTGTGAGTTCTTCACCAAATGTCACcgcatgttttcatttgatggGTTTTTATAGGAAAGGCAGATCTGCTTTAAATCAACACTTAAAGacattcaaactgaaacaatCACAGTTAGATGATAATATAAGATCTGTAAGAGAACATTAAGAAGAATAACATGTACCTTTAAACAGCGATAGATGGCCATGCCTTACCTCATCCTCTGTGAACTTGTCTGCCTGAGACATGAGGTTGTACTTGATGctgtgaaggggaaaaaaattactttttactaAACCTTGAACACATTTTTCCTATTAAAGTTCCAGAAATCCCTGTGTTGTGGTACAGATCTTTGGCAGAGAAGATGTTTTGACGTCACAGCATCACAGCGTGATGGGAAAGCACAAGTGAAAATAGTAAAAGTAGTTatgtgaaaaaaatggaaagtaaTTTTAATAGATAACTGTTGGACAGATAACAGTtcatttttatctaatgtatCATCAGGTCAGTGTCTGAATTTGTCCAAGACTTTTACTTGTGAATTGTCTTCCAATAGTTGCGCTTAGTTCTAATTTGTCCTGTGATTGATAACACAGCAAACGCACGTTACTGTGAACATAGTAGATTGCTGTTGTTATGGAGCACAGAGAATGACAGTGCAGACCCTTTAGTGCAGTACTTACTCATCTCCTTTTAGGATGCCTTTCCCCTCCGGGTCAAAGATCTTGAAAGCATTGAGAATGGTTTCCTCAGGGTCAGTTCCTAATGATGAAAGATGTTTCAAGAAGATTGCTTGGATAttggaaataaaacattgcGGTATATCAGATCCATCAATGCACCTCTATAGCTTAAACCAACTGTCACACAGCCTTGCTAACCTTTGAGCTTCTCTCCAAACATGGCGAGGAAGATGGTAAAGTTGATGGGGCCCGGAGCTTCCTTCATCATCTCATCCAGCTCTTCGTTGCCAACATTAAGACGTCCTGCACAAAGAGCagacaaaataataattcacTAAACAAAAA
This window encodes:
- the myl10 gene encoding myosin regulatory light chain 10 — translated: MAPKKAKKKTSEASSNVFSMFEQAQIQEFKEAFTIMDQNRDGFIDKGDLRDTFAALGRLNVGNEELDEMMKEAPGPINFTIFLAMFGEKLKGTDPEETILNAFKIFDPEGKGILKGDDIKYNLMSQADKFTEDEVNQMFTNFPLDVSGNLDYKNLCYVITHGEDKEQE